From the genome of Candidatus Marinimicrobia bacterium CG08_land_8_20_14_0_20_45_22:
GCATTAAATTGCCGCCTATGAAGAATGGCGTTTATTCGGAGAAAGAAAAGAACCAGCGGCGCTCGTATTTCTACACATCGCTCGTCGTTCTCTTCTGGTCAACCGTCGCTACGGCATTCAAATTCTCACTGAAATATTTGGACGTTTATCAACTGCTCTTCTTCGCGTCGCTGTTTTCTACGATTATTCTGTTTGCAGTTGCAATCTGTCAGAAGAAATTAACCAATCTGCGACGATTAATAAGAGATGATTTCACCCGTTCGGCTGTGCTGGGGTTGCTGAATCCAACGATCTACTACCTCGTTTTATTTAAAGCCTACGCCCTTCTCCCGGCACAGATCGCTCAACCGCTGAATTACACATGGCCGATCGTGCTAGTTCTGTTTTCGGTTCCATTCCTTAAACAGCCGCTAAGTTGGAAGAGCATCGTCCCGATCTGCCTCAGTTTTTTTGGCGTCGTCATTTTATCGACAGGCGGGAGATTCTCCGGGATTCAGTCGCCGAACGCGACCGGTGTTTATCTCGCCGTCGGCAGTTCCGTCATCTGGGCAAGTTACTGGCTGATAAACATGAAAGACAGTTGCGACAAAACTCTGCGGTTATTGTTGAATTTTTCATTTGGAACGATCTATTCACTTGGCGCGGCTCTCTGTTTCTCACAAATCACTTTCCCCGGCTGGAAAACACTGGCAGGAACTGCGTGGATCGGCGCCTTCGAGATGGGTTTCACTTTTATTCTCTGGCTGAAAGCGCTGAACCTTTCGGAAACCACCGCGAAAATCTCGAATTATATTTTCCTTTCGCCGTTCATCTCGCTCATATTCATTCATTTCCTTGTCGGCGAAATTATCCAATCGACGTCGGTCATCGGACTTGCTTTGATCGTTTCGGGAATTCTTTTCCAGAACAGGTTATCGCGATAATCACGAAAACCATCAGTTAAAATTTATTTTAGAAGAACCATTTTACCGATTGAGAATTACGTTCTCCAGAAAATCTTCTTCTTCGTAAAGAAACTAACGATCAGCGCCAACAGAATCGTATAAACGAGTCCGCGACAGAAACCGATCCACGGCGACGCGGTAATTCTCAGGATGAACGGATGCAATGAAGTCAAGCAAAGAGCCGGCATGACGAGTCCGCCCATTCCGCTGTAAGCGATCATCGGATTCTGACCGTTATCGATCAGGAGCCGCAGAAAACTCCCGCGCTTCATGACATCGATAATGATCATAAACGAAATGAGCATGAAAATCGCAAGCCCGGTCGTCAGGAAATAATAACTCATCGTCGAATGGTCTTTCTTGATCCCGCCTTCGAATGGTTCAAAGACCAATCCTAAGACGATCCAGATTGCGCCCCAGACGAACAACCGCTTCAGTAAAAGTTCGGTCTCGTTGATAGGTTTTCGGAAGAGAAACGCCACAGTGATCAGAAGAACGAACGTGACCAAACTGGTTTGCCAGAGCCAACGCGCTTTCAATCCGACAAGTAAAATGATGACGAACAGCATCATCAGGTCGGATATAGCGTGAACGCGATTCGGCGACCAACTGAATTTTTCATCGGCGGGCCTTTTCATCCAATCGACGATCATATCACCGACGATCGTTCCGGGCAAGACGATGAACAGATATTTGAGGTAATCCATTTTGTACATCCACGGAATCGGCGAGAAATTCCAGACCCAGCCGATCCAGCCGCCGAATTCGTGCGACAATCGTAGTCCGAAAAAGACGCCGAGAATTGCCAACCTCAGCAGGATGTTTCTCGAAGTCAATAGCCAGATGATAGATCCGAAGAAAAACACATTTGTCAGAACGACCAGAATGATATTATTTCGATAGAGCGATAAACCGGTTCCGTCGGGATATTTCAGCAATGCAAGCATCAAAACCGCGCCAATCCAGCCGGCGATCTTGACACCATAACCGAGTTTTTTATTCCAATTCTTCGGCGTTCGGACATAGATAGCGAACATCACGAGAAATCCCGCAAGCGCCAACAACCACGTCGTTGCGGTCTGATCCTGACTGATCACATACGGGCTGAAGTGGCGATGAAGGATCGCAAAGAATCCGAGTAGAAATGTTCGTTCGACGACATATCCAATGATTTTCAGCGTCGATTCGCCGGATTCCCGGCGTTTCGATAATGCCAGCGGGATCGCCGCGCCCAGCGCAAACAGGAAAAACGGAAAGACCAGATCCACCCATGTAATCCCGGGAAGATTCGGATTGAATACATGATTCGGCGGAGGCACTTGCGCGTGATACATCCACGACGGTAAAACGCCCCACGGAATCATTCCCGACAGCACCATCGTCAGAATTGCAAAGCCGCGCAAAGCGTCCAATCCCGTTGCCCGTTTCGTTGTCAGTTCAATCATTTTCCGTCCTCCCAACT
Proteins encoded in this window:
- a CDS encoding EamA family transporter, which translates into the protein MKNGVYSEKEKNQRRSYFYTSLVVLFWSTVATAFKFSLKYLDVYQLLFFASLFSTIILFAVAICQKKLTNLRRLIRDDFTRSAVLGLLNPTIYYLVLFKAYALLPAQIAQPLNYTWPIVLVLFSVPFLKQPLSWKSIVPICLSFFGVVILSTGGRFSGIQSPNATGVYLAVGSSVIWASYWLINMKDSCDKTLRLLLNFSFGTIYSLGAALCFSQITFPGWKTLAGTAWIGAFEMGFTFILWLKALNLSETTAKISNYIFLSPFISLIFIHFLVGEIIQSTSVIGLALIVSGILFQNRLSR
- a CDS encoding DUF5009 domain-containing protein, with the translated sequence MIELTTKRATGLDALRGFAILTMVLSGMIPWGVLPSWMYHAQVPPPNHVFNPNLPGITWVDLVFPFFLFALGAAIPLALSKRRESGESTLKIIGYVVERTFLLGFFAILHRHFSPYVISQDQTATTWLLALAGFLVMFAIYVRTPKNWNKKLGYGVKIAGWIGAVLMLALLKYPDGTGLSLYRNNIILVVLTNVFFFGSIIWLLTSRNILLRLAILGVFFGLRLSHEFGGWIGWVWNFSPIPWMYKMDYLKYLFIVLPGTIVGDMIVDWMKRPADEKFSWSPNRVHAISDLMMLFVIILLVGLKARWLWQTSLVTFVLLITVAFLFRKPINETELLLKRLFVWGAIWIVLGLVFEPFEGGIKKDHSTMSYYFLTTGLAIFMLISFMIIIDVMKRGSFLRLLIDNGQNPMIAYSGMGGLVMPALCLTSLHPFILRITASPWIGFCRGLVYTILLALIVSFFTKKKIFWRT